One part of the Cyclobacteriaceae bacterium genome encodes these proteins:
- the tnpA gene encoding IS200/IS605 family transposase, producing MPNTYTQLYIQIVFAVKGRLNLIHEKNREELEKYTAGIISNLNQKLYAIYCMPDHVHILVSIKPDVRISDLVRDIKANSSRFINEKKWIAGKFQWQEGYGVFSYSHAQLKNVVNYILNQPAHHHVKSFREEYIELLEEFNIAYKPEYLFEFSEH from the coding sequence ATGCCAAACACCTACACTCAGTTGTACATTCAAATTGTGTTTGCGGTAAAAGGCCGGTTAAATCTCATCCATGAAAAAAATCGGGAGGAGTTGGAAAAATACACAGCAGGCATAATCTCCAATCTCAATCAAAAATTGTATGCCATCTACTGCATGCCAGACCATGTACATATTCTGGTTAGCATTAAACCCGATGTTCGCATTTCGGATCTCGTTCGCGATATAAAAGCAAATAGTTCACGGTTTATTAACGAAAAGAAATGGATTGCAGGGAAATTTCAGTGGCAGGAAGGTTATGGTGTGTTTTCATACAGCCATGCACAACTCAAAAATGTTGTGAACTATATTTTGAATCAACCAGCGCATCATCATGTAAAATCCTTTCGCGAGGAATATATTGAGTTGCTCGAGGAATTCAACATTGCATATAAACCAGAATATTTGTTTGAATTCTCTGAACACTAA